One genomic segment of bacterium includes these proteins:
- a CDS encoding metallophosphoesterase family protein: MRIAILSDVHGNAAALEAVLADIRARGPFDRILNGGDSAFGGPRPREAVERLIEAGHPAVIGNTDEMVAASPEGASGAVAAWARTRLTPEHVEWLRALPRAHRVEPAGGPPLVLVHATPWSTGDMIDPASPAETVRRAFEQAGTLALVYGHIHRAYVREVAGGLIVNTGSVGFPFDGDPRPAWAILTLSGGAWRAESVRTEYDRETAARDLLASDHPDAGTFARRIRTGRM; the protein is encoded by the coding sequence ATGCGCATTGCCATCCTGTCCGACGTGCATGGAAACGCCGCCGCGCTCGAGGCGGTCCTCGCCGACATCCGGGCCCGCGGCCCCTTCGACCGGATCTTGAACGGCGGTGATTCGGCGTTCGGCGGCCCGCGTCCGCGCGAGGCCGTGGAGCGTCTCATCGAGGCCGGCCATCCGGCGGTGATCGGCAACACCGACGAAATGGTCGCCGCCTCCCCGGAGGGTGCGAGCGGAGCCGTCGCCGCCTGGGCGCGCACGCGGTTGACGCCGGAACACGTGGAGTGGCTCCGGGCGCTGCCGCGGGCCCACCGCGTCGAGCCGGCCGGCGGTCCGCCGCTCGTGCTCGTGCACGCCACGCCGTGGTCGACGGGCGACATGATCGATCCCGCGTCGCCCGCCGAGACCGTGCGGCGCGCGTTCGAGCAGGCCGGGACCCTGGCCCTCGTCTACGGCCACATTCATCGGGCGTACGTCCGCGAGGTGGCCGGCGGCCTGATCGTCAACACCGGCAGCGTGGGGTTTCCGTTCGACGGCGATCCCCGGCCGGCGTGGGCGATCCTGACCCTGTCGGGCGGCGCCTGGCGCGCGGAGAGCGTCCGGACCGAGTACGACCGGGAGACGGCCGCCCGCGACCTGCTGGCGAGCGATCATCCCGACGCCGGCACGTTCGCGCGGCGCATCCGCACCGGCCGGATGTGA
- a CDS encoding helix-turn-helix domain-containing protein, with translation MASTTRQEILALLKRRGPMTVQELSRSLEITPMGVRQHLAILERDGCVGPGGIRRGPGRPSRLYGITPAGDRTFPRTYEHAAVTALRDLAALDGAAKIDALFEYRRRRDVAEYREMFAAKDLAGRVAALAHLRDRDGYLAEWQQIDPETFALVEHNCPIRAVAEAYPGACACEAALFADALEAQVVRTDHILAGAPHCRFVVSRPPESAPKK, from the coding sequence ATGGCCTCGACGACGCGCCAGGAAATCCTCGCGCTGCTCAAGCGCCGCGGCCCCATGACGGTTCAGGAGCTGAGCCGGAGCCTCGAAATCACGCCGATGGGCGTGCGGCAGCACCTGGCCATCCTGGAGCGCGACGGGTGCGTGGGGCCGGGCGGGATTCGCCGCGGCCCAGGCAGGCCGAGCCGCCTCTACGGGATCACACCGGCCGGCGATCGGACATTCCCCCGAACGTACGAACACGCGGCGGTCACCGCGCTGCGCGACCTCGCGGCTCTGGACGGCGCGGCGAAGATCGATGCCCTCTTCGAGTACCGCCGGCGGCGCGACGTCGCGGAGTATCGGGAGATGTTCGCCGCCAAAGACCTGGCCGGACGCGTGGCGGCTCTTGCGCACCTTCGCGACAGGGATGGCTATCTCGCCGAGTGGCAGCAGATCGATCCCGAGACCTTCGCGCTCGTCGAGCACAACTGTCCGATTCGCGCGGTGGCCGAAGCCTACCCCGGAGCCTGTGCCTGTGAGGCGGCCTTGTTCGCCGACGCCCTCGAGGCGCAGGTCGTCCGCACCGACCACATTTTGGCCGGGGCGCCCCACTGCCGGTTCGTGGTCAGCCGGCCGCCGGAGTCCGCGCCGAAGAAATAA
- a CDS encoding CoA pyrophosphatase, with amino-acid sequence MKSNPDAGVRANVLLSDPAALHAHIRERLGRRARRIAPLGPGLRRAAVLLPLVATDAGPALVLTRRTDYVEHHKGQISFPGGALDDGEDPLDGALRETHEEIGVPPSEVEILGGLDDEEAAISGFLVSPFVAALPYPTRLRVSAEEVGAVLVVGLRTLLDPHNVRSELYRRPRGDSVVMYYYQAGEDVIWGFTGRIVARFLEAVFDVPLVTIDGAT; translated from the coding sequence GTGAAATCGAACCCCGACGCAGGCGTGCGGGCGAACGTACTTCTGTCCGACCCCGCCGCCCTTCACGCCCACATTCGCGAACGGCTCGGCCGGCGCGCCCGCCGCATCGCCCCGCTCGGCCCCGGCCTGCGCCGGGCCGCGGTGCTGCTGCCGCTCGTCGCGACCGACGCGGGGCCCGCCCTCGTGCTGACGCGGCGCACCGACTACGTGGAGCACCACAAGGGCCAGATCTCGTTCCCGGGCGGCGCACTCGACGACGGGGAAGATCCGCTCGACGGCGCGCTGCGCGAGACGCACGAAGAGATCGGCGTGCCGCCGTCCGAGGTGGAGATCCTCGGCGGCCTCGATGACGAGGAAGCGGCGATCTCCGGGTTTCTCGTCTCTCCGTTCGTGGCGGCGCTGCCGTACCCGACCCGCCTGCGCGTGAGCGCCGAGGAGGTGGGCGCGGTGCTGGTCGTCGGCCTGCGCACGCTGCTCGACCCGCACAACGTCCGCAGCGAGCTGTACCGGCGGCCGCGCGGGGACAGTGTGGTAATGTACTATTATCAGGCGGGCGAGGATGTGATCTGGGGGTTCACCGGGCGGATTGTGGCCCGGTTCCTCGAGGCCGTCTTCGACGTGCCGTTGGTGACCATCGACGGCGCCACTTAG
- a CDS encoding GntG family PLP-dependent aldolase: MATFIDLSSDTATRPSEGMRQFMLRAPLGDEQRLEDPTVNALQERVAALLGKEQAWYLPSATMANEIAVKVHTRPGDEVVIDRTAHIVNAEAGGPALLSGVMVYALNGERGVFTGRDVEEAIRREDPHCQRTRLVSVEQTSNGGGGTVWPLARLREVADAAHHRGLRTHMDGARLMNAVAASGVPAHEQTAGYDSVTFCLTKGLGCPVGALVAGDREFSREARRYKHLFGGAMRQAGIIAAAGLYALDHNVARLAEDHTNAKILARGLAEIPGIRIDVDHVETNLVFFDVTDLGMTAPDVVKRLADAGVRMGASSKTRMRAVTHLDVSRADVERAVSIARETLGKVKAGSPGD, translated from the coding sequence TTGGCCACGTTCATCGATCTGTCCAGCGACACCGCGACCAGGCCGTCGGAGGGGATGCGGCAGTTCATGCTGCGCGCCCCGCTCGGCGACGAGCAGAGACTGGAGGACCCCACGGTCAACGCGCTTCAGGAACGCGTGGCCGCCCTGCTCGGCAAGGAACAGGCCTGGTACCTGCCGTCGGCGACGATGGCCAATGAGATTGCGGTCAAGGTGCACACGCGGCCCGGCGACGAGGTCGTGATCGACCGGACGGCGCACATCGTCAATGCCGAGGCGGGCGGCCCGGCGCTGCTGTCCGGCGTCATGGTGTATGCGTTGAACGGCGAGCGGGGCGTCTTTACGGGACGCGACGTCGAGGAGGCGATCCGCAGAGAGGACCCGCACTGCCAGCGGACGCGGCTGGTGTCGGTCGAGCAGACGTCGAACGGCGGCGGCGGCACGGTCTGGCCGCTTGCGCGTCTGCGCGAGGTGGCCGACGCGGCGCATCACCGCGGGCTCCGGACGCACATGGACGGCGCGCGCCTGATGAACGCCGTCGCGGCCTCCGGCGTCCCGGCCCACGAGCAGACCGCCGGGTACGACTCCGTGACGTTCTGCCTGACGAAAGGCCTCGGTTGCCCCGTCGGCGCGCTCGTCGCCGGCGACCGCGAGTTCAGCAGGGAGGCGCGCCGCTACAAGCACCTCTTCGGGGGCGCGATGCGGCAGGCCGGCATCATCGCCGCGGCCGGTCTGTACGCGCTCGACCACAACGTCGCCCGGCTCGCGGAAGACCACACCAACGCCAAGATTCTCGCGCGCGGGCTGGCGGAGATCCCCGGGATTCGCATCGACGTCGACCACGTGGAGACCAACCTTGTATTCTTCGATGTGACGGACTTGGGAATGACCGCGCCCGACGTGGTGAAGCGCCTTGCCGACGCCGGCGTGCGGATGGGCGCGTCTTCGAAGACCCGGATGCGCGCGGTCACGCACCTCGACGTCTCACGCGCGGACGTCGAACGCGCGGTGTCGATTGCGCGGGAGACGCTCGGGAAGGTGAAGGCGGGCTCTCCGGGAGACTGA
- a CDS encoding histidinol-phosphatase HisJ family protein yields MHLERGPWTLAWLERFVETARARGLTEIGFSEHPHRFRECRGMYPPRGAVSGWIDEQATESLDDYLRLVEAARRAGLPVKIGLEWDYLPGYERELERLMGLYAWDYAIGSVHWIPPEESGGTWWGFDDLSRQDEWARRDVLDAYRRYFSLIAAAAGTRFFDFIGHPDVIKVCGFRPAVDILDLYEAAAEAFARAGVCAEINTAGLRKPVGELYPAPAFLAACRRAGVPTLINSDAHTPEDVGRDFDRGAALARAAGYSEIATFAGRRRAMVPLT; encoded by the coding sequence ATGCACCTCGAGCGCGGGCCCTGGACGCTCGCGTGGCTCGAGCGGTTTGTCGAAACGGCGCGGGCGCGCGGGTTGACCGAGATCGGCTTCAGCGAGCACCCCCACCGGTTCCGCGAGTGCCGCGGCATGTATCCGCCGCGCGGGGCCGTATCCGGCTGGATCGACGAGCAGGCCACCGAATCGCTCGACGACTACCTCCGGCTCGTCGAGGCGGCGCGGCGGGCGGGACTGCCGGTCAAGATCGGGCTGGAATGGGACTACCTCCCCGGCTACGAGCGTGAACTGGAGCGGCTCATGGGTCTGTACGCCTGGGATTATGCCATCGGCTCGGTGCACTGGATCCCGCCCGAGGAGTCCGGCGGGACGTGGTGGGGATTCGACGATCTGTCCCGCCAAGACGAATGGGCGCGGCGCGACGTGCTCGACGCATACCGCCGGTATTTCTCCCTGATCGCCGCGGCGGCCGGGACGCGCTTCTTCGATTTCATCGGGCATCCGGACGTGATCAAAGTGTGCGGATTTCGGCCCGCGGTGGATATCCTCGACCTCTACGAGGCGGCCGCGGAGGCGTTTGCCCGGGCCGGGGTCTGCGCGGAGATCAACACCGCCGGGCTGCGCAAACCCGTGGGGGAGCTCTACCCGGCGCCCGCCTTCCTGGCCGCGTGCCGCCGGGCCGGCGTGCCGACGCTCATCAACTCCGACGCGCACACGCCGGAGGACGTGGGGCGGGACTTCGATCGCGGCGCCGCGCTGGCGCGCGCGGCGGGGTATTCCGAGATCGCGACGTTCGCCGGGCGCCGGCGCGCGATGGTGCCGCTGACGTGA
- a CDS encoding ferredoxin family protein, with product MTYTITEPCINVKDRSCVDVCPVDCIHPKADEDQGEVMLYIHPDECIDCGACESVCPVTAIFAEADVPDQWKHFTPMNADYFKMSKEEFAAKHGRNP from the coding sequence ATGACGTACACGATCACGGAGCCCTGCATCAACGTCAAAGACCGTTCGTGCGTGGACGTCTGCCCGGTGGACTGCATTCACCCGAAGGCGGACGAGGACCAGGGCGAGGTCATGCTCTACATCCACCCGGACGAGTGTATTGACTGCGGGGCCTGTGAGTCGGTGTGTCCGGTCACGGCAATCTTCGCCGAGGCGGACGTACCGGACCAGTGGAAGCATTTCACCCCAATGAACGCCGACTACTTCAAGATGAGCAAGGAAGAATTCGCCGCCAAGCACGGCCGCAACCCGTAG
- the thyX gene encoding FAD-dependent thymidylate synthase — protein sequence MNEDTGLIQHTHIVNVYKNGIKPVFRMILCDGKTIECTADHRFRFADGWKTLAAATGLRLVGRHAVWTPGNYDLYVNGRELSDGVIHRDRSWLNEQYNVLNRRISDIAAAAGISYPTIRKWIRKYGLAHAKGGRSTPPWNVGRRYRLGPRRLSSAFTAANRRVRSGPASNFWRGGVTSGRASVARWTAQAARRVHDRNGWTCQLCHERSATLHAHHIVPVWADASRARDERNLTTLCIRCHRRVHLDELAYVEQLGGPPARAEWVRRPRIAWNRVVAAKMVRIERFEYAGEKDTYDIEVEGPYHNFVANGIVTHNSVNEYSTRYSVAIDATQQTAPDEWRLQAAGNRQGSSGTLPVEAGERLSAAERALQDEARRVYEERLAAGVAREQARKDLPLSTYTEAYWKINLHNLLHFLHLRMDDHAQEEIRAYARVIGEEIVAAWVPIAWEAFLDYRRHALQLSGIETEIVRLINLDDRAGALRVAGEHGLLTRRRDGGLARNRERAELDTKLALLGLVAPWS from the coding sequence ATGAATGAAGACACCGGCCTCATTCAGCACACGCACATCGTCAATGTCTACAAGAACGGGATAAAGCCCGTTTTCCGGATGATTCTGTGCGACGGGAAGACGATCGAGTGTACCGCTGACCACCGATTCAGATTTGCCGACGGATGGAAGACTTTGGCCGCCGCAACGGGGTTGCGACTCGTTGGCCGGCACGCCGTCTGGACGCCCGGCAACTACGACCTCTACGTGAACGGCCGCGAACTCTCCGATGGCGTGATTCACCGCGATCGCTCATGGCTGAACGAACAATACAATGTTTTGAACCGCAGGATCTCCGACATAGCGGCCGCCGCCGGTATAAGCTACCCCACAATTCGCAAGTGGATTCGGAAATACGGCCTCGCGCACGCGAAGGGCGGACGAAGCACGCCACCGTGGAATGTAGGCCGGCGGTATCGCCTCGGTCCGCGTCGATTATCGAGCGCCTTCACTGCTGCCAACCGGCGGGTTCGCTCAGGCCCAGCTTCAAACTTCTGGAGAGGCGGAGTAACATCCGGGAGAGCGTCGGTGGCACGATGGACAGCACAGGCCGCCAGACGGGTGCACGACCGAAACGGTTGGACGTGTCAACTTTGCCATGAACGGAGCGCGACCCTTCATGCCCATCACATCGTTCCCGTCTGGGCGGACGCGTCTCGTGCGCGGGATGAGCGAAACCTCACGACACTATGCATCCGGTGTCATCGAAGAGTTCATCTCGACGAGCTGGCCTATGTGGAGCAGCTCGGTGGACCGCCGGCGCGCGCCGAGTGGGTCAGACGCCCGCGCATTGCTTGGAACAGAGTTGTCGCCGCCAAGATGGTGCGCATCGAACGATTCGAATACGCGGGCGAAAAAGACACGTACGACATCGAGGTCGAGGGACCGTACCATAACTTCGTGGCCAACGGGATCGTTACCCACAACTCAGTGAATGAGTACTCCACCCGCTATTCCGTCGCCATCGACGCGACGCAGCAGACCGCGCCGGATGAGTGGCGTCTGCAGGCCGCGGGCAACCGGCAGGGCAGCAGCGGAACGCTGCCGGTCGAGGCCGGGGAGCGACTCTCCGCGGCCGAGCGCGCCCTGCAGGACGAAGCGCGGCGCGTCTACGAGGAGCGCCTCGCCGCCGGCGTCGCGCGCGAGCAGGCGCGGAAGGATCTTCCGCTTTCGACCTACACCGAGGCCTACTGGAAGATCAACCTGCACAATCTGTTGCACTTTCTCCATCTGCGGATGGACGACCACGCGCAGGAAGAGATCCGCGCCTACGCCCGCGTGATCGGGGAAGAGATCGTCGCGGCGTGGGTGCCGATCGCCTGGGAGGCGTTTCTGGACTACCGGCGCCACGCGCTCCAGTTGTCCGGCATCGAGACGGAGATCGTCCGGCTGATCAACCTCGACGACCGTGCGGGCGCGCTGCGCGTCGCGGGGGAGCACGGTCTGCTCACGCGGCGCAGGGACGGCGGTCTCGCCCGCAACCGCGAACGCGCGGAGCTTGACACGAAGCTCGCGCTACTCGGCCTCGTAGCACCCTGGAGTTGA